The Halovivax ruber XH-70 genome includes the window CCAGTAACGACTCGGCGATCGTCCCGTAGACGTCGGCAGTCGCGTTGAGCAGATGGATTCCGAGCACGCCGACGACAGCCCCGATCGGCACGACGAGGATGGCTTCGAGGAGCGTATCGATCTCCCACCCGACGAGCTGGATCGTCGAGTACTGGTAGTGGGCGGGTGCCGTCAGGAACGCGGCCGGAACGACGATGAAGACGACCAGCAACGTGAACGCGACCGTTCCGAGCGCCAGTTTCAGGTAGCAAAACGCCACGCCGTGCCAGGTGGAGTCGGCGTGAAGATACGCGTCGACCGTCTCCGTCAGGGTTCGATTCTGCGCCGTGGAGACATCCGTTGGAGCGGCGATATCGAGATCGAGCAACTCGTTCGCGAGCGTCCGTTCGAACGCAGCGAGCCACCGGGCGGCGAACAGGACGCCCACGAGCAGCGGGATGCCGATCACCAGTACCGCCAGCCCGACCCCGAGGGAGAGACCGACCGTGAGTCCGACGAAATACGCGAGCCCGAGCGGGAACGCGAGCGCGAGGTAGGCGAGATTTTTGTACGTCTGGCGGTCGGTGAGGCTCGTGAGACCGCTGGTCGACCGACTGGAACCGAGACGGTGATGGGCGTCTGACATGCGTTCTATGCGCTACCTTCTATCGAGGTGGAATTAAGCGTTACTCGACAGTAACGCCACACTCGATCGAACGCGTCGGCTCTGCTGACTTGCGGTCGATACGGATCGGGTCCTCACTCACCTCCTGCCCACGTCGTCTGTCTCGCCTCCGAATCTCGTTCTCGTCGCCGATTCCCGTAGATTCCCATCGAGAGCGCCCCGAGGCCCAGCAGCAGGACCAGGAACGTGAGGAGCGCCCCGACGAAGGGCAGTTGCGAGAGCAGTGCGCCGCCGACGAGCCCGACGACGAGTGCGAGCCAGGCGCTCTCGACGCCGCCGGCAGAGAGGACCCACGCACCGATGGTGAACCAGCCGTAGACGAGCGAGATCCAGCAGACGATCGCGAAGACCAAGAACCCGAGGATCGTGATCGGGATGCCGACGACCGTGATCGCGATGGCGACGAGCAGGATCGGTACGACGATCAGGACGCCGAGGCCGATAAGGCCGGCTCTGAGTGGTGACGAGCCCCCACGGCCGGCGACGCGACGCGAGAAGTACGGGAAGAGCGCGAGCAGGATCGCTCCCAGAATGAGGTTCAGGATGAGTCCGTAGAGCGCCACGAACCAGGACGCCAGCGGTCCCAGGTTTGGCCCAACATCGGGGCCGAGGTTTGCGTCCTCGGTGATCGTGCCCGAGACGGCGTCCTGATTGCCCTGCAGGTCGCCCGAGTACGCGAGGTCGCCGCCGATGCTGGCAGTCTCGCCGAGTGTGATGGTGTCTGCCGAGATCTCGGCGTCGCCATCGATCTCACCGTCGATCATCGCCGTTCCGGCGCCGGCCTCGAGATCGCCCGCGATCGACGCTGACTCGGCGATCTGGAGGTTGCCGCCGGCGGCCATGACGTCGCCTTCGACGGTCCCCGCGATTTCGACGTTTCCGGCGAACGCGCTCACGTCGCCTTCGACGGATCCGCTCTCGGCGATTCGGACGTTCCCCGCCAACGCCATGACGTCGCCCTCGACGGTTCCGCGGACGACGACGTGGCCGGCGAACGCGTTCACAGTGTCGACCGTTTCGCCCTCCTCGACGACGACCGAGCCGCCGGCGTCGCCGTCCGTCTGGGCTGTCACTGCCAGCGGCATAGAGCCGACAAGCAGGAGGGTGACGAGTACGACTGCGCCGATCTGACGAAGTCGGTGCCGATTCGTCTGCTGTCTGGACCCGCTCGATTTCGCGCCCATACCCCACGTACGGCGTCCGTCGTGGTATAGGTGTATGTAGAATGAAAGGAATTGTGACGGTCATCAGGTCCGATCCGATATCGATCGACGGGGGTCGCGTGGGGTGTCCGGAGCGGCCCTAGCAGTCGCCAGCCATCGGTCCGTCGACCGCGAACTCCACCGCGAAGTCCCGCCCGTCGGCGTCACTCGGCGGTTCGAGGTAGCCGATCGCGAACGCGGAGTAGGCCGTTCCCAGTTCGACCGCCGCCGTGGCCGTCGCGACGACCGATTCCGCCTCTCCGGCTGGCGTAATACTGAGCTCGTACTCACCTGCCGGGACGGCGACGTAGTTCGACGCCTCCCCGAACGCGACGTTCTGGAAGAGCGCACTGTCGCCGGCGTAGACGTCGACGGCTGGCGCGTCGGGAGCGGTGTGGACGAGACGGACCAGTGCCGACCCGGCGTCGGTCAGGATCAGCGGCTGGAAGGTATCTGCGCCGAGTTCGCCGATCGCCGCTATTGTGTAGTAGGCGGAATTGACCGCCACCTCGTCGTCGAAGACCACCGTTTCGGGGTCGCCCGCAGCCGTAATGCGGACGTTGTAGCTTCCGGTGTCGACCTCCAGGTAGTGCGAGATCGTCCCGTAGGCGACGTCCGAGAGGACCTTGTCGCCCGCGAGGTAGACGTCGACGTTCGGCGCGTCGGGCGAGAGGTGAGCGACGCGAACGGCGGCTTCGGGTGCCATCGAACCTCCCGTTCCATCGTGGTCGTCGTCCGATTTTCGATCGTCGTCATCGTGCTCGCCGGTGGCGTAGACGGTACCTGGAATAGCTGCGAGTCCGCCGGCGACGGCGGCCCCTTTGATCGTGGTACGTCTGGTTGGAGACATTGCACACTCGGCGACGGCGACCCCTGTGAAGTAGCGACTGGAAAGTACGGTGTACAATTCGCCGAACGTGGGTGTCGACCGATCTCGTATCGGTGGCCTACCGATCGAATGGACGGCCTACAGCCCGATTTACGTGACCCTACGGGGCGGTCGACGGCTACTCGAGTCGATCGAGCACGGCGTCCGTCTCGTAGGACAGCGAGAGCGAACGCGAGCGGCCGCGACCCTCGATCTCGGCGTAGTCGGCGTCGATGAGGTCGAGCTGATCTAACTTGTTGACGATCTCCGAGTACCGTGTGTAGCCGAGGTCGGTCTCGTCGTGGAAGGCCTCGTAAACGTCGCCGGCCTGGTCGCCGTCGTGTTCGGCGATGACCCGGACGAGCGCGGCTTCGGAGTCCGATAGTCCCTGCAGGCTACGCGAGAGGCTGATGTACTTCGAGGTCTCGTAGGCCGATTCGACGTCTTCGACGGAGATCGTCTTCGAGCCGCGCATCTCGGCGTTTAGCCCCGCGCGTTTGAAGAGGTCGATCCCCACCCGGAGGTCGCCGCTCTGGGCGGTGAGTTCCGCGACACGATCCAGGATCGGCGCGGTGACGACGCCTTCGTTGAACCCGCGCTCGACGCGCTCACGGAGGATGTCGACGACCTCGCGCTCGTCGTAGACGGGGAAGTAGACGTCCTCCGGCCTGAAGACGCTCTGGACGCGCGGATCGAGTTCGTCGACGACGTCGAGCGTCGGATCGGAGGAGACGAGGATCACGCCTATCTTCGCGCCGGTGTGTTCCTCGTGGGCGCGAAGCAGCGAGTACAGCGTGTCGGATGCTTCGTTCTCGTAGAAGAGGTAGTTGACGTCGTCCAGTGCGACGACGAGCACGCGGTCGTCCTCGACGAGTTGTTCGGCGATCTGCCCGAAGAGTTTCTTAAAGGAGATGCCCGAGGAGGGTGGTTCGTAGTCGAATGTGCCCTCGAACAGCCGTGAGAAGACGGAGTAGCGCGTCGAGTTGACCTGGCAGTTGACCCGGATCGTCCGCACGTCCCGGGTCTCGGCGCCGATCTCGTCGTAGAGGCGCTGGATCGCCGTCGTCTTCCCCGTTCCCGGTGGGCCCCGGACGAGGACGTTCAGCGGGCGGGACCCGCGGACCGCGGGACGCAGGGCGTAGGTGAGACTCTGCATCTGCGAGTCCCGGTGCCTGAAGGTCTCCGGGACGAAGTCGATCTCGAAGACGGATTCGTTGCGAAACACCGTCTCGTCCCAGCCCAGCATCCCCTCGTCGGGGTCCCGTTCCATCACTTTCACCTCGCTCTCGTAGGTACGTATGTGTTTCGGCGAGCGGCGAATCCGGGCCGCTATCCCGTTTTCGCACGGCTCTCGGAGATTCTTGGGTAATTTTATCAAATACGATCGTGAATATACGGGCAGTTGAGCCATATGACGGACGAAACCCGGGTTGAGTCGGCCAGTGGGGATACCCGCTCGCGGCGCTGGGATTGCTGGCGTTCGACTCAGCACCGTCCCAGTGACGGTCGGCCGTTATCACCCGTAACGGGCCGGTCAGTCGGCGGATTGTGACCGTCCCCGCCCGACACACTCAGTCCGTCGCCGGCTCCGTCGACGTCGGTCCGGTCTGCTCAGACTCAGGCGACTCCGTCCTCGTCTGGCCGTCGTCGGGTGCTGGAACCTTTGGCAGTTCCACGGTGAATTTGCTCCCGTCGGGACCCGTCTCCGCGAGGCTGACGTCCCCGCCGTAGGTCGTCACCAGCTTGTCGACGAGGTAGAGCCCGAGTCCGTGCGTGTTCGCGTGTCCTCGTTCCCGATCGAAGATGGAGTCGTGTTCGGCCGGCGAAACCCCGGGGCCGTTGTCGGCGATGTCGACACGAACCGTCTCGTCGTCGACGGTTACGGTGATTCCGACCCACGGATCCGGCCCGTCGTTGTGCTCGACGGCGTTCCCGAGGATGTTTCCGAAGACGCGGGACAACAGGCTGTCGCCACGGACGTAAACCGACGCGGGCAGGTTGGTCTCGACCGTGGCGTCCGTCGCCCGTTCGAGCGAGGCCACCTCGTCCTCCAGGACCGACGTGAGGTCGACCGGGTGGAGTTCGTGGTCGCCCGAGGCCGTCCGCAGGAGCACGCGAACGTCGTCGATCACGGTCGAGAGGTCGTCCGCCTCCTCGTGGATCACCTGCGCCCACTCCTGTTCGTCCGCGTCGAGCGTCTCCCCGTCGTCAAGCAACCGCGTCGCGTAGCCGTCGACGATCGCCGCCGTGTTCAGGACCTCGTGTCTGAGGATGCTGTTCAGGTAATCGAGCAAGTCGCGTTGCTTCTCTAGCTGTTCGGCGCGAACCGCATTCCGCTCGGCCGTTCTCGCTCGCTCGATCGCTCGCGCCTCGATGATGCCGATCAACAGGCCGACGCTCGCACCGATGACGATCGACCAGCGGAGCCATCCGACGACGACCGTCCACGGCTCCGATGGCATCGCCAGGATCAACATCGCATTGATGAGCAAAAATACGACGACGCCGCCGACCCACCAGCGCGCGATCCGCGGGTACCGGACTGACGAGATATTCGACCGTTCGAGCCAGTACGGCGCGTACAACAGTCCGCCAAGGAAGGGCAGCATCGAGAGCATCCCGGAGATGTAGAGCTTGTTGGACAGGATGTCGGGTTCGCTGAGTGCGAAGGTAAGAACCTCGAGGAGTACCACGGCTGCCAGCACGGTGCCCAGGGAGCGCGTCGCCGTGACCGCCACGGTCCGAGAGGGGGGCCATCGTCGCGTGGCTCCGTTCACACACATCGATGACACTGCGTGGATTTATCGTTTCTGGCCTCTGACCCGCTGGAACTGGTCCGTCACTCGGACTTTGCCAGCAGCCGTTCGTCGAAGTCCGTGGCGTCGGCGCCCTAGTGCGTCGTTCGACCCACCTGGCCGGTATCAGTTGAACACAGGTACAGCCGTTCCGGCAGGTTTGATCACCAGCAGGCTTTTTGCGACCCGCATCTACTGATCTGACATGAGTCTCACGACCGAAGACTTTGCCGAGTTCGTGGGTGGCGATCCGGAGGACGATCCGGATCGCCCGCTTGGCGATGCGCTTGCGGAACTCGCCGTCGATATCGAAGTCGATTCTGTCGAGGCCGTTCGCGACGTTCGTGAACGTCTATGAGTTATCTTCTCGACACTAACGTCATTGTTGCCGCTGTGACGAGTGATACGGACCGATCGGCGGCTGCCGTTCACGCGCTCAATGGTCTCGAAGAGACGTACGTGTCGATCCTGACCCTCATGGAGTTGCGGACGGTGCTGGCCAAAAAGAAGCGAATCGATAGGGACCGCGTCACACAGATCGAACAGCGGGTCCGATCCCGGGTAGAAGTGACGTTTCCGGACTCGACAGATATGTTCGAAGCAAATCGACTCCAGGAGGAGACACTCCTGTATCCGATGGATGCGCTTATCCTCGCATCCGCGGCGGCAGTCGATGCGACACTCGTCTCTTTCGACGGTGAATTGCGCGAGCATGGTGCGATCTCACCGACTGCACTCGAGTGACCGCTTGCCTACGGTGAGCCGCGTTCAGTGTGAGACTGATCTGTGAATGTCTGCCGAACCGGTCGTCCGGGACTTCTCGGCTGTTGCCCTCGGGGCGAGCGTTGGCTCCTATCGGTTGTTCATCGAATGCCGTGCTCTCCGTCCGTCACTCGAACTTTGCCAGCAATCGCTCGTAGAAGTCCGTGGCGTCGGCGCCGCCGTCGGCACTCGCGCCAGTCGTCCCGCTCGCATCTGACGTCCCACCGCCACTGTCCGCGTTCGCATCTGGCTCCCGCGCGCCATCGGCTGCCTCGTCGGCCAGCTTTTCGACGATCAACTCCGGCGTCGAGCGAGCGAGATGTTCTGGGACGGGCGAGCGCTCGACTTGCAGTTCGCCGTCGACCAGCCCGGTTGCCTCGATACCGTCGACGGGGACGTCGTAGCCCGCGGTCTCG containing:
- a CDS encoding sensor histidine kinase, with translation MAVTATRSLGTVLAAVVLLEVLTFALSEPDILSNKLYISGMLSMLPFLGGLLYAPYWLERSNISSVRYPRIARWWVGGVVVFLLINAMLILAMPSEPWTVVVGWLRWSIVIGASVGLLIGIIEARAIERARTAERNAVRAEQLEKQRDLLDYLNSILRHEVLNTAAIVDGYATRLLDDGETLDADEQEWAQVIHEEADDLSTVIDDVRVLLRTASGDHELHPVDLTSVLEDEVASLERATDATVETNLPASVYVRGDSLLSRVFGNILGNAVEHNDGPDPWVGITVTVDDETVRVDIADNGPGVSPAEHDSIFDRERGHANTHGLGLYLVDKLVTTYGGDVSLAETGPDGSKFTVELPKVPAPDDGQTRTESPESEQTGPTSTEPATD
- a CDS encoding type II toxin-antitoxin system VapC family toxin codes for the protein MSYLLDTNVIVAAVTSDTDRSAAAVHALNGLEETYVSILTLMELRTVLAKKKRIDRDRVTQIEQRVRSRVEVTFPDSTDMFEANRLQEETLLYPMDALILASAAAVDATLVSFDGELREHGAISPTALE
- a CDS encoding ORC1-type DNA replication protein, which produces MERDPDEGMLGWDETVFRNESVFEIDFVPETFRHRDSQMQSLTYALRPAVRGSRPLNVLVRGPPGTGKTTAIQRLYDEIGAETRDVRTIRVNCQVNSTRYSVFSRLFEGTFDYEPPSSGISFKKLFGQIAEQLVEDDRVLVVALDDVNYLFYENEASDTLYSLLRAHEEHTGAKIGVILVSSDPTLDVVDELDPRVQSVFRPEDVYFPVYDEREVVDILRERVERGFNEGVVTAPILDRVAELTAQSGDLRVGIDLFKRAGLNAEMRGSKTISVEDVESAYETSKYISLSRSLQGLSDSEAALVRVIAEHDGDQAGDVYEAFHDETDLGYTRYSEIVNKLDQLDLIDADYAEIEGRGRSRSLSLSYETDAVLDRLE
- a CDS encoding bactofilin family protein; translation: MGAKSSGSRQQTNRHRLRQIGAVVLVTLLLVGSMPLAVTAQTDGDAGGSVVVEEGETVDTVNAFAGHVVVRGTVEGDVMALAGNVRIAESGSVEGDVSAFAGNVEIAGTVEGDVMAAGGNLQIAESASIAGDLEAGAGTAMIDGEIDGDAEISADTITLGETASIGGDLAYSGDLQGNQDAVSGTITEDANLGPDVGPNLGPLASWFVALYGLILNLILGAILLALFPYFSRRVAGRGGSSPLRAGLIGLGVLIVVPILLVAIAITVVGIPITILGFLVFAIVCWISLVYGWFTIGAWVLSAGGVESAWLALVVGLVGGALLSQLPFVGALLTFLVLLLGLGALSMGIYGNRRRERDSEARQTTWAGGE
- a CDS encoding sensor domain-containing protein, which encodes MSDAHHRLGSSRSTSGLTSLTDRQTYKNLAYLALAFPLGLAYFVGLTVGLSLGVGLAVLVIGIPLLVGVLFAARWLAAFERTLANELLDLDIAAPTDVSTAQNRTLTETVDAYLHADSTWHGVAFCYLKLALGTVAFTLLVVFIVVPAAFLTAPAHYQYSTIQLVGWEIDTLLEAILVVPIGAVVGVLGIHLLNATADVYGTIAESLLDGSE
- a CDS encoding DUF4397 domain-containing protein — encoded protein: MSPTRRTTIKGAAVAGGLAAIPGTVYATGEHDDDDRKSDDDHDGTGGSMAPEAAVRVAHLSPDAPNVDVYLAGDKVLSDVAYGTISHYLEVDTGSYNVRITAAGDPETVVFDDEVAVNSAYYTIAAIGELGADTFQPLILTDAGSALVRLVHTAPDAPAVDVYAGDSALFQNVAFGEASNYVAVPAGEYELSITPAGEAESVVATATAAVELGTAYSAFAIGYLEPPSDADGRDFAVEFAVDGPMAGDC